In one Nicotiana sylvestris chromosome 8, ASM39365v2, whole genome shotgun sequence genomic region, the following are encoded:
- the LOC104248071 gene encoding ribonuclease S-5-like produces the protein MERFSVHGLWPADVRGKSLNNCPGPLTDEDKKVDTMLNMDKTLEADLGVIWPNLEDGGINRNFWKYQWEKHGLCSIQSLSLMDYFKAAVTVHHNMIAINNKKNLLGYLIDANTRPSNVTVKKIRDINNAFHKLIVPPLAIYSSIEYLGSRSH, from the exons ATGGAACGCTTCTCCGTCCACGGGCTTTGGCCAGCAGATGTTAGAGGAAAAAGCTTAAATAACTGTCCAGGACCTTTAACTGATGAAGACAAAAAAGTAGATACCATG TTGAACATGGACAAAACCTTGGAAGCAGATCTCGGAGTTATTTGGCCAAATTTGGAAGATGGCGGTATAAACCGAAATTTCTGGAAATACCAGTGGGAGAAACATGGACTGTGTTCAATTCAGTCTCTCTCACTTATGGATTACTTCAAGGCAGCAGTAACAGTGCATCACAATATGATTGCAATAAATAACAAGAAGAATCTGCTCGGCTACTTGATTGATGCAAACACTAGACCATCCAACGTTACTGTTAAAAAAATAAGGGACATAAACAATGCCTTTCATAAGCTG atagtccccccacttgccatttattcatcaatagaatatttgggaagtaGATCTCATTAA